The Bremerella cremea genomic sequence GTGGCACACCGGGGACGACCTGGATGCCGGTGGCCAAGACTTTGAAAATTGGTCTTAGCCTGCTTAGCCGTTCTTCTACGAGACCTGACTTTCACAACAAAAAAAGGACCTTGGCAAGTTGCCAGGTCCTTATTTTTTTGAGAGAGCATTCGGAGGTTGCTCTGAAGGGTTTATCCGGAAGCTATCGACCGCTTACTTCTTACCAGCAGTCTTCTTCTTGGCGGCCTTCTTCTTGGACGAGCCGGTGGTGCTTGCCTTCTTGGTGGCTGCCTTGCTGGTGGACTTCTTCGTTGCAGATTTCTTCTTAGCTGGGGCAGGGCCAAAAGCCGATTCCCATCCGTTAGCGTACTTTTCGGTGGAGCCCACACGAATGATAGACACGGTAAAAACCTCCTGGAAACTTGATGACCTGAAACGTATTCAGGGACGTGAATCACTGTTAGTAAAAAGCGTTTTGCCAGCGTGGTCAAGGACCTAACTGCTATCACTTCAACTTCTTGTACTTGAAACGGTGTGGCTCGTCGGCATTACCACCCATACGTTCCTTACGATTTCGCTCGTAGGTATCGAAGTTCCCCTCGCACCAATGCACGTAGCCATCACCTTCGAAGGCTAAAATATGGGTCGCGATACGATCAAGGAACCAGCGATCGTGACTGGTCACCACCACGCAGCCGACATAGTTCAGAATCGCTTCTTCCAAGGCCCGCAACGTATCGACGTCTAAGTCGTTCGTTGGTTCGTCCAACAGCAGTACGTTGGAACCTTTTCGCAGAAGCGTTGCCAAATGCACGCGATTACGTTCCCCACCAGAAAGGACGCCGACCTTCTTTTCCTGGTCAGGGCCTTTGAAATTGAAACGGGAAACATAAGAACGCGCGTTGACCGTACGCTTGCCTAGCTCCAGGATGTCGTGACCGCCGCTGATCTCTTGAAAGACGGTCTTATCGGGATCGAGCGCATCACGTGATTGATCGACGTAGCCCATTTCCACCGTGTCGCCGATCACGATCTCGCCTGAGTCTGGCGTTTCCTGGCCGGTTAGCATGCGGAACAGCGTTGTCTTACCGGCACCATTGGGACCAATGATGCCTACGATACCACCGGGCGGCAGACGGAAGTTAAGGTTCTCGACCAAAACGCGCTCGCCGTAAGCTTTGTTGACACTTTTAACATCGATCACCAGATCACCAAGCCGCTTGCCTGGCGGAATCTGGATTTCAAATTCGTCTGGCTGATCGTCGTATTGCTCAGCAACTAGCTTCTCGTAGGCATTCACGCGTGCCTTACCTTTGGACTGCTTCGCTTTGGCAGACGAACGAATCCACTCCAGTTCTCTCTGTAAAGTCTTCTGCCGGGCTTCGCTTTGCTTCTCTTCGATGGCCAGACGCTTTTGCTTCTGTTCGAGCCAGGAAGAGTAGTTTCCTTCGAATGGAATTCCCTTGCCGCGATCAAGTTCCAAAATCCAACCTGCCACGTTATCGAGGAAGTATCGATCGTGGGTCACGGCGACAATGGTGCCAGGGTATGCGGCCAGGTGATGCTCTAGCCAGAGAATCGACTCGGCGTCCAAGTGGTTCGTCGGTTCGTCTAACAGGAGGAGATCAGGCTTACGAAGAAGCAACTGGCAAAGAGCCACGCGGCGGCGTTCACCCCCAGAGAGATTCGTGACGCCAGACTCCGGTTCAGGGAGGTTCATCGCACTCATGGCGATTTCGATCTCACGTTCGAGCTCCCAACTGTTGGTCGCTTCGATCTTATCTTGAAGCGTTGCCATCTCTTCGTAGAGGGAATTCATCTCCTCTTCGGGTAGCTCTTCGCCCAACTTGCCGCTGATTTCGTTGAACCGGTCAAGCAAGCCACGTCGTTCGGCGACCGCTTGCTCAACATTTTCGTAGACATTTTTGTCAGGGTCGAGTTGCGGCTCTTGGGAAAGATAGCCAACCGTAAAACCATCGCTAAGGCGGGCTTCTCCGTCAAATTCCTTATCCATTCCGGCCATGATCTTGAGCAGGGTACTTTTTCCCGCACCATTTCGACCAAGAACGCCAATTTTTGCGCCGGGATAGAACGCCAGGAAGACCTCCTTTAAGACCTCACGAGGTCCAATCTTTTTGGTCAACCGCTCCATCTGGAAGATGTATTTCTTGCTCATAGAAACATTCAAATCCCTTCTTAGGGGAAAGTTAATAGTCCTTGCGCTGAAATAAACATATCTAATGCCAGCACCACCTAGGGAAATCAAAGCCCCTCAAAGCGAATCATGCCGGAAAAATATGTTCCACCACAGCCTTTTTTTATAGTTGCAAACGGGCGATTCTCTGGTACGATCCGAAGTGTTGGAAGCACACACCAACCCTCACTAATCTCTTATCTTATCGGTACGTTTAGGTTTAGCTCCGAGGATCACCATCCCCTCCTCGCCCTGCCATGAGCTTAAACTTAAATCGCACCTTCCCGATCAACAGCGTGGCTAGTCCCCCTAGCCACGCTTTTTTTATGCGCCTGATCTCACGCTCAGATTCTGCCGGTCGTTGCTAGTAAGACTTACTAGCGAAGGATCTCTCTTTATTCCCACTCAATCGTTGCAGGGGGTTTTGTGCTGATGTCGTAGCACACACGATTAACCCCTTTCACCTCGTTGATGATCCGAGTCGAGATGCGGGCCAGTACTTCGTAAGGAAGATCACTCCAGGTCGCCGTCATGAAGTCATCCGTATCGACACAGCGAACACAAACCGCGTTGTCGTAAGTGCGGGCATCTCCCATCACACCAACGCTTTGTACCGGCAGCAGCACAGCAAACGTCTGTGAGGTTTGCCGGTAGAGCCCGGCCGATTTGATCTCGTTGACGACAATGGCGTCTGCTTCTCGCAAGATGGCCAATTTTTCCTCAGTCACTTCGCCCAAACAGCGAACCGCTAAGCCAGGGCCGGGGAACGGATGCCGCCAGACGATATCTTCTGGCAAGCCCAACTCAATTCCCAGCTTCCGAACTTCGTCTTTGAACAGATCTCGTAACGGCTCGACCAAGTCAAAGCCTAATTCAGCCGGCAAGCCACCCACATTGTGATGCAGTTTAATGACGGCAGCCGGGCCATCAACGGCAGCGCCACTCTCGATCACATCAGGATACAGCGTCCCCTGGGCCAGGTACTTTGCGTTTTCGATCTTCGAGGCTTCTTCTTTAAAGCACTCGATGAACTCATAGCCAATACATTTCCGTTTTTCCTGTGGGTCGGAAATGCCTTCCAGCTTCTTCAAGAAGCGTTCCCGAGCATTCACCACGTGCAGGTCGGTTTTAAAGTGGGACGAAAACTCGGCAATAACCGCCGCTTCCTCGTCTTTTCGAAGCAAACCGTTGTCGACCAAAATGCACGAAAGCTGATCACCAATCGCCCGATACAGCAGTGCGGCGACCACCGACGAATCGACCCCGCCTGACAAACCGCAAATGACGCGGGCAGTTCCAACTTCCTCGCGAATGCGGGCGATGGTTTCTCGGGCAAAGTCCCCCAGCTTCCACGTTCCCTCGCAACCACAAACCGAGATCACAAAGTTCCGCAAAATCTGGCTGCCGAGCGGAGTGTGGGTCACTTCCGGGTGGAACTGGATACCAAATTGCTTCCGTTCGACATGCCGCATGGCCGCTACCGGGCAAGTTCGTGTCGAAGCCAACGGGCGGAATAGACCGCTGATTTGCTCGACTTGGTCGCCGTGACTCATCCAAACGTCGGTTTCGTCCGGCAGTCCGGCCAACAGGTCGGTGGGATCGGTGATCTTGATATGAGCATGCCCATATTCTCGGGCCGAAGCGTTGCGTACGTTCCCGCCAAACCGCTCACACATCAACTGCATGCCGTAGCAAATGCCCAAGACAGGAATGTCCAGGTCGAAGATGCCAGGGTCGCACTTGGGTGCATCGGGTTCGTAAACACTGGAAGGGCCACCAGATAGGATGATCCCACGAGGAGCCAGTTCCGCAATTCGCTCGGCGGTGATGTCGTGACGGACGATCTCGCAGTAGACGTTCTGCTCGCGAACACGGCGAGCAATCAACTGGGCATACTGCGAACCGAAGTCGAGAACGAGAACACGTTCCGAGTAAATATCGGTGGCGCCAGGGGAATTGACCGAGGAGGTTTCTTGCATGGTTTCCGTCCGTGGTCGTTGGGCCGATTGGACAGGGCCGGGAAATGAAAAAACCCGCCTAGGAAAGTGGCGGGAAGTGGAAACGAACGATTATATCGTTACTTTTCCCACCTTCCAACCGGCTGGGGGCCTTGATAGCGGGAACCGACGGGAATCCCCTGATTAT encodes the following:
- the ettA gene encoding energy-dependent translational throttle protein EttA — its product is MSKKYIFQMERLTKKIGPREVLKEVFLAFYPGAKIGVLGRNGAGKSTLLKIMAGMDKEFDGEARLSDGFTVGYLSQEPQLDPDKNVYENVEQAVAERRGLLDRFNEISGKLGEELPEEEMNSLYEEMATLQDKIEATNSWELEREIEIAMSAMNLPEPESGVTNLSGGERRRVALCQLLLRKPDLLLLDEPTNHLDAESILWLEHHLAAYPGTIVAVTHDRYFLDNVAGWILELDRGKGIPFEGNYSSWLEQKQKRLAIEEKQSEARQKTLQRELEWIRSSAKAKQSKGKARVNAYEKLVAEQYDDQPDEFEIQIPPGKRLGDLVIDVKSVNKAYGERVLVENLNFRLPPGGIVGIIGPNGAGKTTLFRMLTGQETPDSGEIVIGDTVEMGYVDQSRDALDPDKTVFQEISGGHDILELGKRTVNARSYVSRFNFKGPDQEKKVGVLSGGERNRVHLATLLRKGSNVLLLDEPTNDLDVDTLRALEEAILNYVGCVVVTSHDRWFLDRIATHILAFEGDGYVHWCEGNFDTYERNRKERMGGNADEPHRFKYKKLK
- the guaA gene encoding glutamine-hydrolyzing GMP synthase, whose translation is MQETSSVNSPGATDIYSERVLVLDFGSQYAQLIARRVREQNVYCEIVRHDITAERIAELAPRGIILSGGPSSVYEPDAPKCDPGIFDLDIPVLGICYGMQLMCERFGGNVRNASAREYGHAHIKITDPTDLLAGLPDETDVWMSHGDQVEQISGLFRPLASTRTCPVAAMRHVERKQFGIQFHPEVTHTPLGSQILRNFVISVCGCEGTWKLGDFARETIARIREEVGTARVICGLSGGVDSSVVAALLYRAIGDQLSCILVDNGLLRKDEEAAVIAEFSSHFKTDLHVVNARERFLKKLEGISDPQEKRKCIGYEFIECFKEEASKIENAKYLAQGTLYPDVIESGAAVDGPAAVIKLHHNVGGLPAELGFDLVEPLRDLFKDEVRKLGIELGLPEDIVWRHPFPGPGLAVRCLGEVTEEKLAILREADAIVVNEIKSAGLYRQTSQTFAVLLPVQSVGVMGDARTYDNAVCVRCVDTDDFMTATWSDLPYEVLARISTRIINEVKGVNRVCYDISTKPPATIEWE